In Tripterygium wilfordii isolate XIE 37 chromosome 17, ASM1340144v1, whole genome shotgun sequence, the genomic window ATTGGTTTTGCAGGTTATGGAATTGCACATCATAGGTTATCTCTTGGTTTTTGTGGTTCCTACAACACCAGCTACTCTAAACTTGATGTGGTTTGGGAGGGTTTGATTAAACTCTAGCAAAGAAGCTATGATGTGCATGAAGTAGACAAGGTAGTCATTAACATTTCCCTCTAACACTGatacaataatcaaatcaatttcatccaaagaagaaactggcaGTAATACAATTCGTAGAGGAATCTGCTGATATATattatccaaacacaaaatttcagTTGCAAATTTTAGCTTTCAATTGCACAGAGTTTATTTCAATCACATAGAAAAAAAGtagtctctccctctctttgtGCATGTTGATATGGACGCCAATAGTAGACATATGAGTTTGTGTTCATTTTATGTTCGGATGATTTCTATAGTGGAAATTGTGTTCGATTATGATAAATGTCAAGGTGGGGTAGTGATCATATTtgatgcaaaaaagaaaaaaaagagagaacagcAGTTAATGCAATTTTTCGTAGTAACTTGGTGTTCATGGAGGCAAGAACAATTGCAGTTGTTAGTTTTTTCTTAATAATGTGAAATTAACTATAGCAGAAGTAGTCTTCACATTGCCACAAGATGGCATTAAGAACATATATTACTTTTGTGTATATGTAAGAACGGATAGATAGTTATGATTTGAATCTCTTGATTCATATTTCTAGATACAGAATTTGGCTTCAATTACTTATATTGGATTTTATGAGGAGCACGAAATTGCATAACATGTCTCTGTCTTCAATCTCTAATAAGCTGAGACTACCAGTAAGGTAACATTGATATGTAGACATTTGTTTCCTTATTGTTTTACTCCTTCTGTTGTGGTAGCCAACTTCAACAATTAACTCAATATAACTTTTTACGTATTTTTTTAGGTACTTAAAAAGGACAAACCACGTGATTCGGCTGGTGGGCTTTATTACTTTAAGGATTTTATCATGAAAGACAGCCCAGCCAAACAGCAGACAAACAGCAAGTGGATCCTGTGAGTTTAGAGAGAGGCAAATTGGACCAAAGCAAGACTGTTTCTGATATACCTGAAATGCAGGGTCAAGCAGAAAGCAGCAATGTCCCTTTGGCAGTTGATGAAAAAGTAGAGGATGTTGAAACTCTTTCAAAGAAAGCTGATACGGAATCCATTGTTGATAACGATAATAGGGACACAGAATTTGCAGTATCCAGCATACAAAGTGTAGATGGTGCAGCTCAAGTAGTAGAGAAAGATTCTGATGTTGAAGGGATTGTCTCTACTGGGCATCAATTAATTGAGGAGGATTCTTTACTTGATGAGATGGGAGGTGATGGACAATTGGAAACATCTAATTAAGCAGCCAATCCAATTGGAACTTGGACAAGCATCTATGTTGGGAGAAAAATTTCCCTCATCTGCACCACTTGGAGGGACGAGGAAAAATTACATGTATGTAAATCTACAAGGAATTGAAGTCGCTTAAATTAGGATAATGCCTCCATATTTCAATGCAACTTGAAAATACACCTTTTAATTGCTTTGGCGTTCAGGTTCATAAGTTAACAATATCATGTAAGTAATTATTGTACCATTTAATATAAAATGTAGAGAGACTATACATAGCCATAACTCACGAAAAGAATAATATAGCCGAAACTCACGAAAGTAAAGGGTAAAACTGATACTAATAAGATACTTGAAGATCATTTAGTCttacattgaaaaaaaaaaccatgctGATAATATATCATTCCCAAGtttcattaaaaaatattaatcataTCTTTTTATTAGTATTTGGCTATTCCCGGCCTATTAAGATTTAGTTTCATAATTTTTAATTGTTAATCATATTTGTATTTAAATAAATGTATAAAAATGCTTTTTAAGTAAAcgttttaaatatattttccacaaaataaaccaaaaatcGTGCGAGTATAAAAAAAGAGTCAACTCGTCACAGGAGAGTGACTTTTCTATAAACTTTAAATATTAAAGTATTGATTATACAATATAATGCATATAATAAACTAACCTTGCGAAACGCGAGTGTGCCTCTAGTATATATATTACGCATGAATCGAAGAGAAGCTGGTGCAACCAATGGTAAATAGGTGGGGGACCCACGTGAGTGTCAGAATTATTGACTTTAgagtttaggtttagggtagggtgggtttatataataaataaagtGGGGGTTTTTAGaaaaacactatatatatatatatatatatatatatatatatatgagttttttttttcccttgtacTTTTGCAGTTTTGCTGCTATTTTTGGAGAGACGCTCTGCTGCTTTTATTCAATAGTGATATTCAAGTTAGAGGGAGCGAGGGGCTTGGGTCCTTCGCTTTAGGGTTTCACGATCCACCATTTCTGGAGCTAATGCCCTCTCTTTCTCCGGACGAAACGAATTTCTCCTTTCGGTTCTGTGAGTGTGAATAGGTTGCCTTCTTGAAACATCTTTGGTGGTGTCAAggtactttcttctttttcagcATTTggctttgaaatttgaatttctatGATCTTTTCTGAGCCGTGAGCTTCTGCTCAAGACTGTTTGTCCATCAACAGTTCTTGATCTGGATTTTTAGGGATCTTGTTTACATCAACTTGATGCGCAAAATGGGATTTGTAGGTCACTGAACTTCCGGACTTAAAGGGTCAAAATTGTTTTTTGTGGTGAGTGGAATATGGGTTTGTAGTGTTGGTTTCATCTAGTCAAGGATCGATTTTCTTAATTGTGTGAATTTTGTCTTCTTGAGAATTCTTTCGGGACATTTCTTGAATCTATTGACAATGGGATCCTCAGATGATAAGGGTGGATCCTCAGATGATAAGGGTGGCCCTTCTACACCCTTCCGCTCATTTGGCCTTTCAATGTTTAGATCAAAGCGTGAACAAGGTCATTCCATGGAAGGCACTCATGAATCTCGTGACCAAGATGTTGAGTCATTTCAGAAACAGGTCACAGAACGATTCCATGAGCTGTCTATTGTTAGTGTTGATGGATTACTATCTGTTGAATGGATTAAAAAACTTTTGGATGCTTTTATGAGTTGCCAGGAAGAATTTAGGGTGATTTTGTTAAAGAACAAAGACCAAGTGTTGAAATCCCCTCTGGATAGTATGATTTCTGAATTTTTTGAGAGGAGTGTGAAGGCCCTTGATATATGTAATGCAACTCGTGATGGGATTGAGAAGCTTCGTTTATGGCAGAAACAATTGGAGATTGTTCAGGGTGCGTTGCAATCTCCCCATACGGCAGTGGGTGAGGGTAATTTCCGTCGGGTGAGAAAAGCTTTAGCTGACTTGGCACTTGCAATGCTTGATGAGAAGGAATCTGGATCAGTTTTGTCACAGAGGAACTGGTCATTTGGGCGTCATAACACAAGCAGGGGTCGTAGTCAGCACCCACCAGGGCATTCACGTTCTCTTTCATGGAGTGTTTCTCGATCTTGGTCAGCAGCTAAGCAACTTCAATCAATGGCCGGCAACTTGGTGGCACCTCGTGCAAACGAAGTCATGACAACGAATGGACTGGCAGTTCTTGTTTTCACCATGAATTCTGTGCTCTTGATTGTCCTGTGGACTCTTGTTGCAGCTATCCCTTGCCAGGATAGGGGCCTTAATATTCACTTTCAAATCCCAAGGAATTTGTCATGGGCTGCCCCTATACTCCATCTTTATGAGAGGATTTTGGAGGAgtcaaaaaagagagaaaggcgGGGCACTAGTGGGTTGTTGAAGGAAATTTATCAGTTTGAGAGATGTACACGTCACCTGACAGACTTGGTTGATGTAGCTCAATTTCCGCTGACAGAGGAACAGAAGACAGAAGTTGAGCTGGGAGTGCAAGAGTTAGCTACGGTTTGTGAAATTTTTAAGAATAGTTTGGATCCTCTGGAGCGCCAAGTGAGGGAAGTCTTTCGTAAAATCATGGGTTGCAGAACTGAGGGTCTTCAAATCTTGGGTAATGCCAACAATCCACAATAATTCAAGTTGGTAGAAATTGCAAGGGGTGTCATGTGTACAAACTGCGTGTATATTGCGTTATACTTTCTTTGCTAGGAGGAAGACTGTTTTGAGATAGGTTAGCTACAATAAAAAGTTTAACAGGCAGCTTTTTTTGTACTTATCTCTACAGATTCTGTAAAGAAACAAAACATACATTTGAATATCTGGTTTTATGGTATACTTCTGGTCTTTTCTTTccagtttgatttttttttgttgattgtcCTTCCCCTAGCAACTTGCATTCTTATATTGAGAACATACATATGAAGTATTTAATTAGTTTTCTCCATAATGTACTTACTTTTTCTCGAGTATTCAGTTTTCCTTGaattatatacacacacagagtgGCTAACCCTACCTTTGTCCCTTCAGGCTCCCTTTGAAATGGAAAATGGTTGATAAAAAGTGATTTTTACCAAAGAAGAGTAGGCATGCAAAGAACTTGCAAGTGAGTTCTGTTTTCTAGTTGGCTATTTACTTATGTacacatgtatgtatgtgtgtattgaTAGGCTTATATGTTATGTGCGTGCATATACAATGTTTTTGTGTATAGATTTGCACGTATCACCTGAGCTGTCATTTTGAGTTTTGGTTTATCCCTTCACTAGCAATACTTAGTGGTGTAGAGAATGTTGTTCTTGTAGTACATCAACACTGATTTATGAAATCTTTGCCAAGTTTTCAGCGTGTGATGTAAACAGGTTATATTTCAGGCCATGGCAGTCTTAGTTGCATCATTAGGAATCCATATGTTATTGGCAGCAATTTGGTTATCAATGGATTTGATGCTTTGCTAGATGGCAATTCTATGTGAAAAATCATCATATCCTAATGAATAGGCataggtgtgtgtgtgtgtgtatgattGGATAAAGCTGAAGGGATTTGCAACTCTTATAGTAGCAGTTGACTCATTGTTGTTTCTGctagttgttttgttttcttagtaTATGGTCCCTGAGCTGCTACTCATATAGAACAAGAGATGTAGAATAGTGAATGGGAGATACTCTGCTACTCTCTCTATGTTTAGTAGAGGAGAGAAGCAAGAGAGTAGTTGTGGGGAATGATGAAATTATGTAATATCTTCATTGGAAAGAAACTTACTAAAGCTTATGAAAAAGGAAGGCAATGGTCAATGGTGTTGAATCAGAACCAGATCATACTGTGGGAAATCAGGTTATTGTCTCCTTTTTTTGTTGGATTGTGTCCAAATTTAGTAATCTCTTCACTATGCAGATTCGTGCATCGCCAGCAGGAGACAGGAGTGTTGTCAATTTTTAACAAATTAGGATTGCACTAGGTAGTTTGAGTAGTTTCGATGGTGATTTGTCCTTTTATGAGTGGTCATGGAATGGACATGAGACGCACCCATCCCGAGTACAAAGAAGCATGTGGCTTCAGTTACGAGAAAAGCCCGTCTTAGAGAATGAATTTACCCTTGCACCTTTCATTGGAAACCACGCCTTCACGGAAATAGATGTCGCAAAACTCTCTTCCATTGGGATGATGGAATTTGTCAAAttcgaattaaatcaagtttgaatataaaattatatatttgaaatcAAGGTTCAAACAAAACTTTTTTGTTCGATTCCATAAATTAAGTCTGGtttcaaacacataaatattgTATGATTTATTTATCTGGACCTTCATCaggattagattattgttcaatttacttgtctagatttaaatcaatccagGTTTGGTCTATTAAGTACGTTTGAAATCCAATCCAAGTAAGGGTCCAGACATGTAAATAGTTTGTAAACACGTGTTGTTGTCCGACATAAAACCCATTTTTTGCCACCTCTGAACAAAAACAtatgaaaataattaatcaCTTGACGatagtttaattaattatctctcCGGACTTGAGGTTTATAGTGCCCGAGGTTAATGTTAGTTAGAAATAACCACTTGGAATAGGCCGATAGCTTAGTTAGTCATCTCTCTGGATTTAAGATTTACAGTGTCCGAGATCGGGAATTCTAACCAAACAAATGTGATTTTaggttataaaaaatattttaaaaaaatgaaaatagtgATGTCCTCTTGTGCAGATTTAGCAAAAGAAGCAATGAATAGCGGGATTTTGTATGTATATCTTCTTGTTAGTCAATGCTGTAAGCTGGAAATTAAGACGCTTGTTTGGTGGGGGGGTAAAATTGTTATCTCAAACCACACGCCGACATCTACTACTGGATCTTTAATACTTTTATTGATTACCGGAGCTTCTCGAATTATCCTCAAATGACCAAACTACCCCTAAGAGACATTACTTAAGCTATCAATTATCCTCTTGCAGAAGGCAATGCGAACAGTGACTTCACACACACTTTACACATTTACATTATCAGCTTGTTCTCAGTTGCCAAGGTTTCGTCTTTCTCGCTTAACAATTCGGTTGCGTTTAATccgccctctctctctctctggtttGTTGTGATCGGTTCCGAGTTCAGGTAAGATCAGTGACTGGAGAAAATCAATTCTTCAAAACGAAAATATCTGAGGAAGCGAAATCCGGGGGAGTTCGTTAGATAATGGCGTCGTCGAAGGTGATGGCGACCACGTCATCGACGAATCACGATCTGCCACATCAATCATCCCTATGCTCCTCGATCTCTTCTCTCCTCGCCGATCTCCAACAGCAGCAGCAAAGCCTCGACCAAACCGGTGATCCCTTGGTCTCTTCCATGAGCATGGACGATCTCTTGAAGAACATATATGCCTCCACCTCTCCTCAGCCACCAGTGCAGGGAGAGTCTCACGCGCAGTTCCCCGGCGCGTCCGAAACAAGCGATGGCGCCGCTTGTATTGGCAACGCAAAGTCCGTGGAGGATGTGTGGAAGGAGATCGTGGCGGGCGGGAACCAGAGTCTGACTATTGCCGGCGGAGGTCCTGGTGAGATGACGCTGGAGGATTTCTTGACCAAGGCAGGGGCCGTGAGTGAGGAGGACGTTAGGATGCATAATCAGGTGGGAGCTAGTACAGGTACTGTATATGCTGTGGATGCAACTTTGGCGTATGCCAATGGCGGAATTGGAATGGGGGAACCAGTGCGAAGAGGAGGTAAGAGAAGAGTAGTAGAGGAACAACCACTTGATAAGGCCACACAGCAAAAGCAGAGGCGCATGATCAAGAACAGAGAGTCCGCTGCCAGGTCCCGAGAGCGCAAGCAGGTCTCCGCTTTCTCCTcctctttgtttgtttgtttttttttttttcctgtttggtTTGAACGAAAAATAATTATACGAAGAATTGTTGATTTTCCCCGTCTCTTCTACTTACTGTTGGTATAGTGGGAGTGATAAATTCAGCTTAGTTAAGCCTGAAAGTCTGAGTTGTCATTTTCGTAGTCATTGATCCATATACATAATctacattttgtttttgttttgtcctctttgtttttcttttcctttcttgtggAGTCTAATTGGCGCAGTCTTACCTTCCATACATCTTGTAGGGAAAAGGAAATGCCCCTCAATCCAATTAGGTGGTGATACAGGGTTTTCATTTTTCGTGATAGAAGTTTGGCTTAATTGAACTTGCTCTTTACCTCATGCGTTTTCTATGTTCCaataactcttgtatatattcACCGCAGTTGCTGAGGAAACTATGTTAGGAAAAGTAAATGGAACTTTGATTGAATTTTTGTCTACAGTTAGCCAAGTTCCTTGTTTTAGGCTGCATTAGGGTAAGAGGTGGTTTTCCTTTTGTTCGCAAGTCCTGGAAAATTTCCAGAAAGAATATTATCTTCCTTTTTGACACTCCTAATAATTTTCAACTGAGGTTTCTGTTAAACTTTATTTGGTTGCTTA contains:
- the LOC119982647 gene encoding bZIP transcription factor 12-like isoform X1; the encoded protein is MASSKVMATTSSTNHDLPHQSSLCSSISSLLADLQQQQQSLDQTGDPLVSSMSMDDLLKNIYASTSPQPPVQGESHAQFPGASETSDGAACIGNAKSVEDVWKEIVAGGNQSLTIAGGGPGEMTLEDFLTKAGAVSEEDVRMHNQVGASTGTVYAVDATLAYANGGIGMGEPVRRGGKRRVVEEQPLDKATQQKQRRMIKNRESAARSRERKQAYTVELESLVTQLEEENAQLLREEAEQNKERFKQLMENLIPVVEKRKPPRGLRRVRSMQW
- the LOC119982647 gene encoding bZIP transcription factor 12-like isoform X3, producing the protein MASSKVMATTSSTNHDLPHQSSLCSSISSLLADLQQQQQSLDQTGDPLVSSMSMDDLLKNIYASTSPQPPVQGESHAQFPGASETSDGAACIGNAKSVEDVWKEIVAGGNQSLTIAGGGPGEMTLEDFLTKAGAVSEEDVRMHNQVGASTGTVYAVDATLAYANGGIGMGEPVRRGGKRRVVEEQPLDKATQQKQRRMIKNRESAARSRERKQAYTVELESLVTQLEEENAQLLREELIFARLRICRGVIPR
- the LOC119982647 gene encoding bZIP transcription factor 12-like isoform X2; the encoded protein is MASSKVMATTSSTNHDLPHQSSLCSSISSLLADLQQQQQSLDQTGDPLVSSMSMDDLLKNIYASTSPQPPVQGESHAQFPGASETSDGAACIGNAKSVEDVWKEIVAGGNQSLTIAGGGPGEMTLEDFLTKAGAVSEEDVRMHNQVGASTGTVYAVDATLAYANGGIGMGEPVRRGGKRRVVEEQPLDKATQQKQRRMIKNRESAARSRERKQAYTVELESLVTQLEEENAQLLREELMENLIPVVEKRKPPRGLRRVRSMQW
- the LOC119983070 gene encoding uncharacterized protein LOC119983070 produces the protein MGSSDDKGGSSDDKGGPSTPFRSFGLSMFRSKREQGHSMEGTHESRDQDVESFQKQVTERFHELSIVSVDGLLSVEWIKKLLDAFMSCQEEFRVILLKNKDQVLKSPLDSMISEFFERSVKALDICNATRDGIEKLRLWQKQLEIVQGALQSPHTAVGEGNFRRVRKALADLALAMLDEKESGSVLSQRNWSFGRHNTSRGRSQHPPGHSRSLSWSVSRSWSAAKQLQSMAGNLVAPRANEVMTTNGLAVLVFTMNSVLLIVLWTLVAAIPCQDRGLNIHFQIPRNLSWAAPILHLYERILEESKKRERRGTSGLLKEIYQFERCTRHLTDLVDVAQFPLTEEQKTEVELGVQELATVCEIFKNSLDPLERQVREVFRKIMGCRTEGLQILGNANNPQ
- the LOC119982647 gene encoding bZIP transcription factor 12-like isoform X4, with product MASSKVMATTSSTNHDLPHQSSLCSSISSLLADLQQQQQSLDQTGDPLVSSMSMDDLLKNIYASTSPQPPVQGESHAQFPGASETSDGAACIGNAKSVEDVWKEIVAGGNQSLTIAGGGPGEMTLEDFLTKAGAVSEEDVRMHNQVGASTGTVYAVDATLAYANGGIGMGEPVRRGGKRRVVEEQPLDKATQQKQRRMIKNRESAARSRERKQAYTVELESLVTQLEEENAQLLREEGEW